A genomic region of Aspergillus oryzae RIB40 DNA, chromosome 1 contains the following coding sequences:
- a CDS encoding uncharacterized protein (predicted protein), whose amino-acid sequence MIRYGPGDQGPASSSSVAPTPPATQAHISSSHTKATNPYVTSRATTKQPPHPQTPITNPRQQQRNIQHQRSQISIHLLFALTTPTDHPDYNHPWVHNTVNRKETKNSPRRNPSSTTPSPSAPAMTPPTPPTSSCWKTTSSPSATGSQLPPKPSTASRNGSVAAS is encoded by the exons cctcttcttcatctgtcGCGCCAACTCCGCCCGCGACCCAGGCTCATATTTCTTCCAGCCACACGAAGGCTACC AATCCCTACGTTACCTCTCGCGCTACAACCaaacaaccaccacacccgCAGACCCCTATAACCAACCCCCGCCAACAACAAAGGAACAT CCAACACCAACGCTCCCAAATCTccatccacctcctcttcgcccTCACCACACCCACAGACCACCCAGACTACAACCACCCCTGGGTACACAACACCGTCAACCGC aaggaaacaaaaaattCACCCCGGAGAAATCCCTCATCGACTACGCCCTCTCCCTCCGCTCCTGCTATGACACCACCGACGCCCCCTACTTCCTCATGCTGGAAGACGACGTCGTCGCCCAGCGCAACTGGTTCCCAACTACCACCCAAACCCTCCACAGCATCGAGGAATGGGTCCGTCGCGGCATCATAA